The bacterium nucleotide sequence GCAAAAGGAGCCTGTCGCAATATTCAGATGCCAAATTAAGGTCGTGTAAGACAATGAGCACTGTAAGGGAAAGCTCTTTGTTTAATCTTCTTATAAGCTCTAATATCTCTACCTGATGTGTTATGTCAAGGTGAGTGGTTGGTTCATCCAAGAGAAGGAGCTTTGGTTCCTGGCATAAAGCACGGCTTATAAAGGCAAGTTGACGCTCTCCTCCACTTATTTTACTTAAGTATTTCTTTTTAAAACTTATTATCCCGGTTATCTCCATTGCCTCTCTTACCTTCTCTATATCATTCTTTGTTGTAAAGAGAAATCTTTGGTGGGGAATCCTTCCTAGGAGAACAAGCTCATCTACCCTCATATCAAAGGCAATCTCTTCAACCTGGGAAACCACCCCGACTAGCCTTGCAAATTCTTTAAACCCTATTTTTTTAATCTCCATTCCATTGAATAATACCCTGCCCTTCTTTATAGGAATTGCCTTGCTTATTGCCCTTAAGAGGGTTGTTTTTCCACTTCCATTTGGCCCAATTATGCCAAATATTTCCTCCTTTTTTACCTCAAAGCTTATATCTTTAAGGGAAAATCCATCATAGCCACAAAAAATACCTTCTACCTTTACCATTTCTTTCTTATTAAAAAATAGCTAAATACCAAACCTCCAATGATGCCTGTAATTACACCAACGGGAAGCTGGTAGGGTAAAATTATTGTCCTGGCTATGGTATCACAAAGGATGAGAAACCCTCCACCTAAAAGCCAGGAGGCAGGAAGGAGAAATCTATAATCCCATCCTATAAAAACACGGGCTAGATGAGGGATAACCAGGCCAACAAACCCAATGATTCCAGAAAGAGAGACACAAGAGCCTACCAGGAAGGATGAGATAAAAAAAAGGGCTTTTTTTGTTTTCTCACAATCTATCCCTAGATGCAATGCGGCTTCCTCGCCAAGCAAAAAGGCATTAAGGGATAGAGAAAATGGCAAAGAGAGAAAAAGACCTAAAATAGAGAAAAAAAGCATTGTTTTTATAAGCCCTAAATTTGGCTCCTCTAATGAGCCCATTATCCAAAAGATAATGCCATGGAGGTCTTCCTGCCTTGCTAATGCCATAATCAGCATAATCAAGCCTCCTGAAATAAAGCTTATCATTACACCAAGCAGCAAAAGGAAGGGAAGGCTGATTATCCTATTTCTTGCCGATAAAAAATAAAGGATAAAAATAACAAGGGATGCACCAAGAAATCCGCCTAAGGAAAGGGGGAGGCACAAGCCAAAGAGAATGCTTAAGGTAGTTGCCAAGCAAGCACCACCTGATATGCCTAATGTATATGGCTCAACCAGGGGATTGCGAAATAGCCCCTGAAGGATTGCCCCTGATAAGGCGAGGGATGAGCCACAGGCAAAGCCTAAGATAATCCTGGGAAGCCTTAGGTCAAAGAGGATAGTATGCTCGGTTGTTTTCTTGCCTTCAAGGATTACCTGAATAATGCGTTTTAAAGAGATTGGATATGAACCAATGCATAGGGAGAGAAGGCTTATAAAAAGAATTGCTATTCCTCCTATAAATATCAATACAAGGAATTTCTTAATCAATTTCTGGATGTAAAAGCTTTGCTATTTTTTTTAAGGTCTTTGGAAAGCTTGCCGGAGTTGGACTTCCCAGCGAATGGGCATTAACAATATATATTCTTTTCTTTCCCAATTTTTCCCAATTTCTCTTTTCTTCTTTTCCAAGGATTCCCATCTCCATAATAATAATGACATCGGGATTATCCTTAATAATCTCCTCCTTGCTATAGGGAGAACTTTCATCTGGACCAATGTTTATCCCACCTCCTAATTCAATAAAGTCATTAATCATTGTATCTTTTCCAGAAACCCACAATGGCTCTGCTCCAATTTGAACAATCACACGGGGTTTTACCCTCCCTTTTGTTTTCTTCTTAACCTCCCCTACCCTCTTCTTTGAAACCTTTACAACCCTTTCTGCCTCCTTCTCTTTTCCTAAAAGCCTACCCAATTCCATAAATTGCTCACAAAGGCTTAAGAAATTCTTTGGATAGGGAAGCAAAACAACATTTATTCCCAGGCTTTTAAGCTTTTCAAGAGAATCCTTTTTGGTTAATGGTGTAGCCAATACCAAATCTGGCTTAAGCCCTACAATCTTTTCCACATCAATACCTACTACGTTTCCAATCCTCTCTTTATTTTTTGCCTTGCAATATGTAGTGCAGGCGATAAGGCAATCCTCAGCCTTTAAGAGATAAAGGCTTTCGGTTAGATATGGGCCTAAGGAAATTATCCTCTTTGGCTGCCCAAAGCAAATGCTACATCCTATCACTAGGAATCCTAATAAAATTTTTTTCATTTTTTCCTCCTTTTACAACAAAAAACCCAACCTTCAAAGATTGGGTATTTGTCTTTTTTCCCTTTCTTGGAAGGTACTTACCAAAATAAGCAATCGACCGGGCTCTTTTTTTAAAAAATTACCGTTGCCAGACAGCACTCTGAATCTCACAGAGATTTCCTTTGCTTATCAGGTTTATCTCTTTATTATTTATGGTGGTTCATCACAACAACCCATATTCATCACCTCCTAATACAAATTTATGTCACAACAGGCTTTAATCCCTCAATTGCTTCTTTTAAGTCAAAAATTTCTTTCTCAAGGTATTCTTCCCTTTTTGTTATCTCCTTATAATGTTTCATACTCATAGGCCTTTCTTGTTTTGCAAGCCATAGAACAGAGCCAACCATTATACCAATAAGGCCAATGATGCTTGAAAGTAAAATATAAAGCCAATGGAACAGCTTATCTATTCCTTCAAACCTTTTATCTATTGCTTCAAACCTTTGATCTTGTGCTTCAAATTTAAGATTCATCTCCTTCCTTAATGCACCTACCTCCCTTTGCACCTCCTCCCTTACAATCTTTCTTATCTTGTCAATATCATTCTTTGAAAGCTCGGAAAATAGAGGAAGGGAAAAGAGAAGAAAAATTAAACACTTTTTCATAATCTAAAATAATACAAAATCCCTTTATGACCTGTCCACCATTTTTTGCTCTTTAGTTTTAGAACCGTTTATCATCCCCTTTTCTCCAAAAATACTACCGGGCAATTAAAATGCCCCTAATACCTTTTTCATTTTAATTTTAGCTCCAAAAGAAGGCGTTTATCCTCCAATGCCTTCTTTCCCTTAATAAACTCAATAGGGTTTTTAAAAATAGGTCCATCATAGACAAAACTATGGAATTCTCCATTTTCTCCACAGAGGTCAATCGGTAAAGCTTTTAGGTCATTGATAAGCCCTTGGTCAATCTCTCTCCCTAACCATTCCTTCCCTAGAAAATTGGAATTACAGGCAACAATAATTGCTTTAAACCCAACTCTAATGAACTCAAGCATCAATTCCTCCCTTTCCTTCTTCCATAATGGCAGGATTGGCTTTATGCCCCCTTCTTTACAAACCCTTTCTACCCAATCCCTGTGTCCTGCTATATCAATATCTCCAAAGATACCTGCGGTAATGCCATATCCTTTGAGATCCAGAAGGGCCATCTTGAACTCCTCTTCATAGGTCTCCCATAGGGTCTTCCTTTGAAGGATAGGAATCCCTATTGCTTCTGCTTGAGCTTTTAGCAGATCAGAAGGTATGCCGTGAGAACGGGAGAACCCACCATCCTCTGATACCATATTCAAAAGATAGGCAACCTCAATACCTGAATTTTGCCTTGCCCTATAACAGGAAAGCGTGCTTTCCTTTCCACCACTCCAGGAGACGAATGCCCTCATTTTATCACATACCCACAGACCTTGCAGTGGAGGGCATTGAGATTTATCCCTGCCCCACAATTAGGACATCCCTTCTCTCCTTCTCTAGGTTGAGGAATATCTCCAATTACCTCCTGGTATATCTTGTAATAATAAAAATGGGCTTTGTTCATAAACCTGAGTGGCCAATACCTTTATTACTTCAGGGATAGCCTCTATGGCTT carries:
- a CDS encoding ABC transporter ATP-binding protein; the encoded protein is MVKVEGIFCGYDGFSLKDISFEVKKEEIFGIIGPNGSGKTTLLRAISKAIPIKKGRVLFNGMEIKKIGFKEFARLVGVVSQVEEIAFDMRVDELVLLGRIPHQRFLFTTKNDIEKVREAMEITGIISFKKKYLSKISGGERQLAFISRALCQEPKLLLLDEPTTHLDITHQVEILELIRRLNKELSLTVLIVLHDLNLASEYCDRLLLLKDGETYKIGDPNDVITQKNIEDVYKTIVVVRENPITHKPYVFLVPK
- a CDS encoding iron ABC transporter permease; translated protein: MIFIGGIAILFISLLSLCIGSYPISLKRIIQVILEGKKTTEHTILFDLRLPRIILGFACGSSLALSGAILQGLFRNPLVEPYTLGISGGACLATTLSILFGLCLPLSLGGFLGASLVIFILYFLSARNRIISLPFLLLLGVMISFISGGLIMLIMALARQEDLHGIIFWIMGSLEEPNLGLIKTMLFFSILGLFLSLPFSLSLNAFLLGEEAALHLGIDCEKTKKALFFISSFLVGSCVSLSGIIGFVGLVIPHLARVFIGWDYRFLLPASWLLGGGFLILCDTIARTIILPYQLPVGVITGIIGGLVFSYFLIRKKW
- a CDS encoding ABC transporter substrate-binding protein, giving the protein MKKILLGFLVIGCSICFGQPKRIISLGPYLTESLYLLKAEDCLIACTTYCKAKNKERIGNVVGIDVEKIVGLKPDLVLATPLTKKDSLEKLKSLGINVVLLPYPKNFLSLCEQFMELGRLLGKEKEAERVVKVSKKRVGEVKKKTKGRVKPRVIVQIGAEPLWVSGKDTMINDFIELGGGINIGPDESSPYSKEEIIKDNPDVIIIMEMGILGKEEKRNWEKLGKKRIYIVNAHSLGSPTPASFPKTLKKIAKLLHPEID
- a CDS encoding diphthine--ammonia ligase; its protein translation is MRAFVSWSGGKESTLSCYRARQNSGIEVAYLLNMVSEDGGFSRSHGIPSDLLKAQAEAIGIPILQRKTLWETYEEEFKMALLDLKGYGITAGIFGDIDIAGHRDWVERVCKEGGIKPILPLWKKEREELMLEFIRVGFKAIIVACNSNFLGKEWLGREIDQGLINDLKALPIDLCGENGEFHSFVYDGPIFKNPIEFIKGKKALEDKRLLLELKLK